One genomic region from Bos javanicus breed banteng chromosome 14, ARS-OSU_banteng_1.0, whole genome shotgun sequence encodes:
- the LOC133260166 gene encoding vomeronasal type-1 receptor 4-like, producing the protein MVLKAVFLFQAGAGILGNSFLLSTYSSSFLTAHRPKPTDVVLSSLAVANSLVLVSKGTPHVVGVLGLPGALGTAGCKVTYYLRRVSRDRSLCTTCLLSCLQATTISPKSAVWAALKGWASKNVGSSCLFCWTLNLAINSFSPMQVSVSWDNNSVSRTENLLFCQYKFSLSGISVIPVSFVGAMLIVLMILASVHMVCLLHSPHQRVHYIHHSSLARRTSPEKGAADTILLVVANLIPFYFLNSVYIFYDTKSFSSYLWL; encoded by the coding sequence ATGGTCCTGAAGGCTGTATTCCTCTTCCAGGCGGGAGCTGGCATTCTGGGAAACTCCTTCCTCCTGTCCACCTATAGCTCCTCCTTTCTCACTGCACACAGGCCAAAGCCCACAGACGTGGTTCTGTCCAGCTTGGCTGTGGCCAACTCCTTGGTTCTCGTCTCCAAGGGGACACCTCATGTGGTGGGTGTGCTGGGACTCCCAGGTGCCCTGGGGACCGCTGGGTGCAAAGTCACCTACTACTTGCGCAGGGTGTCCCGGGATCGTTCTCTCTGCACcacctgcctgctgagctgcctgcagGCCACCACCATTAGCCCCAAGAGTGCGGTATGGGCAGCCCTCAAGGGCTGGGCGTCAAAGAATGTGGGCTCCTCCTGCCTGTTCTGCTGGACCCTGAATCTGGCAATCAACTCCTTCTCTCCCATGCAGGTAAGTGTCTCCTGGGACAATAACAGTGTTTCCAGAACAGAGAACCTCCTCTTTTGCCAGTACAAGTTCTCCCTGTCTGGAATATCTGTAATCCCAGTCTCCTTTGTGGGTGCCATGTTAATAGTCCTTATGATCTTGGCCAGCGTCCACAtggtgtgtctcctgcatagtcCCCACCAGAGAGTGCATTACATCCACCACTCCAGCCTCGCCCGTAGGACGTCTCCTGAGAAAGGGGCCGCTGACACCATCCTGCTTGTGGTGGCTAACTTGATTCCCTTTTACTTTCTCAATTCCGTGTATATATTTTATGACACAAAGTCTTTTAGTTCCTACTTGTGGCTGTAG
- the CEBPD gene encoding CCAAT/enhancer-binding protein delta — protein MSAALFSLDGPARGAPWTAEPAAFYEPGRAGKPGRGAEPAASAMYDDESAIDFSAYIDSMAAVPTLELCHDELFADLFNSNHKAGALELLPGGPARLGGPGPAPRPLKREPDWGDGDAPGSLLPAQVAACAQTVVSLAAAAQPTPPASPEPPRRSPAPPAPGPARDKAAGKRGPDRGSPEYRQRRERNNIAVRKSRDKAKRRNQEMQQKLVELSAENEKLQQRVEQLTRDLAGLRRFFKQLPGAPFLPGAGAADAR, from the coding sequence ATGAGCGCCGCGCTCTTCAGCCTGGACGGCCCAGCGCGCGGCGCGCCCTGGACGGCGGAACCCGCTGCCTTCTACGAGCCCGGCCGCGCGGGGAAACCGGGTCGGGGAGCCGAGCCCGCCGCGTCCGCCATGTACGACGACGAGAGCGCCATCGACTTCAGCGCCTACATCGACTCCATGGCCGCCGTGCCCACCCTGGAGCTGTGCCACGATGAGCTCTTCGCCGACCTCTTCAACAGCAACCACAAAGCGGGCGCCCTGGAGCTACTGCCCGGGGGCCCCGCGCGCCTCGGGGGCCCTGGCCCGGCGCCGCGACCCCTCAAGCGCGAGCCCGACTGGGGCGACGGCGACGCGCCCGGCTCCCTGCTGCCCGCGCAGGTGGCCGCGTGCGCGCAGACGGTGGTGAGCCTCGCGGCCGCTGCGCAACCCACACCGCCCGCGTCGCCAGAGCCGCCGCGCCGGAGCCCCGCGCCCCCAGCGCCCGGGCCCGCGCGAGACAAGGCGGCAGGCAAGCGGGGCCCGGACCGCGGCAGCCCCGAGTACCGGCAGCGACGCGAGCGCAACAACATCGCTGTGCGCAAGAGCCGCGACAAGGCCAAGCGACGCAACCAGGAGATGCAGCAGAAGCTGGTGGAGCTTTCGGCCGAGAACGAGAAGCTGCAGCAGCGCGTGGAGCAGCTCACGCGGGACCTGGCCGGACTGCGGCGCTTCTTCAAGCAGCTGCCCGGCGCGCCCTTCCTGCCCGGCGCGGGGGCGGCGGACGCGCGGTGA